One genomic segment of Gemmatimonadota bacterium includes these proteins:
- a CDS encoding right-handed parallel beta-helix repeat-containing protein: MALRRCVTGDPRLLCGALCLLLSVALPSSAAVILVPDHHSSISTALAAATPGDEVHVSDAGSPYEEQIFLVDGVVLRGGYDATFTSFDPSSHETVIQLPDSTTGSVVEAGTAGAATRLEGFTITGGDTVLGGGIFCGTGTALEISLCIVRDNYASQNGGGIQISGSAARVTQCTIQDNIAGLRGGGISVAIDSEDAVVSDCSILSNSADPSAASTISGGGGFFSRSAILFERNLVDGNFSGRHGGGIMLMDTGLAGWWNEITANQATENGGGIYLDGGTSVHQHCILDGNTAGINGGGLASTDGSNRFLNGSILNNTATGDGGGIHLAYSMADEVRGTDIAGNSAANGGGLLLEGPSTGSFAFYSVEDNSFSANTTVGTGGGIHVTGQSIGTIRNNIIAGTLAGAGFSCGGASANPVFHYNDVYNDPANPDDGYGGTCEDRTGIAGNIRADPEYCDASALPADLALAASSPCLGAGLDGSDMGAHDAADACGTTSLAPASWGRVKALYR, translated from the coding sequence ATGGCCCTCCGTCGCTGTGTCACTGGAGACCCCCGTTTGCTCTGCGGCGCGCTCTGTCTGCTGCTCTCCGTCGCGCTGCCGTCGTCCGCGGCGGTCATCCTGGTCCCCGACCATCACTCGTCCATCTCGACGGCCTTGGCCGCAGCGACTCCGGGGGACGAAGTTCATGTCTCCGACGCCGGGTCTCCTTACGAGGAACAGATATTCCTGGTCGACGGCGTGGTGCTTCGGGGGGGCTATGACGCCACCTTCACCTCCTTCGATCCTTCCTCGCATGAGACCGTGATCCAGCTCCCGGACAGCACAACCGGCAGCGTCGTGGAGGCTGGCACCGCCGGAGCGGCCACACGGCTGGAGGGTTTCACCATCACCGGAGGCGACACGGTCCTGGGCGGCGGCATCTTTTGCGGCACGGGAACTGCGCTGGAGATTTCGCTCTGCATCGTCCGCGACAACTACGCCAGCCAGAACGGCGGCGGCATCCAGATCTCCGGCTCTGCGGCACGCGTGACCCAGTGCACCATCCAGGACAACATCGCCGGCCTTCGCGGAGGAGGCATCTCCGTCGCAATCGACTCAGAGGACGCGGTCGTCTCCGACTGCTCCATCCTCTCCAACTCGGCAGACCCTTCCGCCGCTTCCACCATATCCGGCGGGGGCGGGTTCTTCTCCCGATCCGCCATTCTCTTCGAGCGGAACCTCGTGGACGGGAACTTCTCCGGGCGGCACGGCGGCGGAATCATGCTGATGGATACAGGGCTGGCCGGATGGTGGAACGAGATCACGGCGAATCAGGCCACCGAGAATGGGGGCGGGATCTATCTGGATGGCGGAACCAGCGTTCATCAGCACTGCATTCTCGATGGGAACACGGCGGGCATCAACGGCGGAGGTCTGGCCTCTACCGATGGATCCAATCGCTTCCTGAACGGGTCCATCCTGAACAATACCGCCACGGGCGACGGCGGCGGGATTCACCTGGCCTACAGCATGGCGGACGAAGTCCGCGGAACGGACATCGCCGGAAACTCGGCAGCCAACGGAGGCGGGCTCCTCCTGGAGGGGCCGTCCACGGGGAGCTTTGCCTTCTACTCCGTGGAGGACAACTCTTTCTCGGCAAACACCACTGTCGGCACCGGCGGCGGGATCCATGTCACCGGGCAGTCCATCGGGACCATTCGAAACAACATCATCGCCGGGACGCTCGCAGGCGCCGGATTCTCCTGCGGGGGTGCTTCCGCGAATCCCGTGTTCCACTACAACGATGTCTACAACGACCCCGCCAACCCGGACGATGGATACGGGGGCACCTGCGAAGACCGAACGGGGATTGCCGGGAACATCCGCGCGGACCCCGAGTATTGCGATGCCTCCGCGCTCCCTGCAGACCTGGCGCTCGCCGCGTCTTCTCCGTGTCTGGGCGCAGGACTCGACGGTTCGGACATGGGAGCCCACGACGCCGCCGACGCCTGCGGGACGACCTCCCTCGCTCCGGCCAGCTGGGGACGCGTCAAGGCCCTCTACCGGTGA
- a CDS encoding Gfo/Idh/MocA family oxidoreductase — MIQVGVVGFGYWGPNFARVFHSLSGCDLVGICDTRPEARASAEKLYPGVSVVPDLDDLLEMGIDAAVVATPASTHCEVAGRLLDEGVDVLVEKPLAMSVAEGRLLRTKAETHRRVLMVGHLLEYHPGLVAFRDTVRSGELGDLYYLYCTRLNLGKVRAAESALWDLAPHDVSIIRFLTDARPISVSAQGGSYLRPGLEDVVFATIRFEGGIVAHLHVSWLDPHKVRRITVVGSRRMAVFDDMEPSEKVRIIDKGIDTTEYYESFQDAITERVGDVRIPPVPTGEPLKFEALHFLDCVLDRSKPRTDADNGLRVLEVLEGIERSIANDGSASAIGGDA, encoded by the coding sequence TTGATCCAGGTCGGCGTTGTGGGATTCGGATACTGGGGGCCGAACTTCGCTCGGGTCTTTCACTCGCTGTCCGGCTGCGATCTGGTCGGAATCTGCGACACCCGGCCGGAAGCGAGGGCCTCCGCCGAGAAGCTCTATCCCGGCGTTTCGGTCGTTCCGGATCTGGATGATCTGTTGGAGATGGGAATCGATGCCGCAGTCGTCGCCACGCCCGCGTCGACACACTGCGAAGTGGCGGGCCGCCTCCTCGACGAAGGCGTGGATGTCCTCGTGGAGAAGCCGCTGGCGATGTCTGTGGCGGAGGGCCGGCTTCTTCGTACGAAAGCGGAGACCCATCGTCGGGTTCTCATGGTCGGGCACCTGCTGGAGTACCATCCGGGCCTCGTGGCCTTTCGGGACACCGTCCGATCCGGGGAACTCGGAGACCTGTACTACCTCTACTGCACGCGTTTGAATCTCGGGAAGGTCCGCGCCGCGGAGAGCGCGCTGTGGGATCTTGCCCCGCACGATGTCTCCATCATTCGCTTCCTGACCGACGCCAGGCCGATCTCCGTCTCCGCGCAGGGAGGGTCCTATCTTCGGCCGGGGCTGGAGGATGTCGTGTTTGCGACCATCCGTTTCGAAGGGGGGATTGTCGCGCACCTGCATGTGAGCTGGCTTGACCCGCACAAGGTCCGGCGCATCACGGTGGTCGGGAGCCGCCGGATGGCGGTCTTCGATGACATGGAACCCTCCGAGAAGGTGCGCATCATCGACAAGGGGATCGACACTACCGAGTACTACGAGAGCTTCCAGGACGCCATCACCGAGCGCGTGGGGGATGTGCGCATTCCGCCGGTTCCGACCGGAGAACCGCTGAAGTTCGAGGCGCTGCACTTTCTCGATTGCGTGCTGGACCGGTCGAAGCCCCGCACGGACGCTGACAATGGCCTCCGGGTGCTGGAAGTGCTGGAGGGAATCGAGCGGTCGATCGCGAACGACGGGTCGGCGTCGGCGATCGGGGGGGACGCATGA
- a CDS encoding DapH/DapD/GlmU-related protein, protein MSDGYIHHTAEVDPSAIIGAGTCVWNNVQIRENARIGTGCVVSKSVYVDHTVEIGDNVKIQNGVSIYHGVTIEDDVFLGPHMTFTNDLYPRAFDAEWHVVRTLVRKGASIGANVVVVCGVTVGSYCMVGAGAVVTRDVPDHALVLGNPGRIVGFVSVMGRRVAEVSREEGMVVARAAETGEEVRIPEGLWDGAHQPMSSSPPHGS, encoded by the coding sequence ATGAGCGACGGCTACATTCACCACACGGCGGAAGTGGATCCCAGCGCGATCATCGGTGCGGGAACCTGCGTCTGGAACAATGTGCAGATTCGCGAGAACGCACGCATCGGCACGGGGTGCGTGGTGAGCAAGAGCGTGTATGTGGATCATACCGTGGAGATCGGCGACAATGTGAAGATCCAGAACGGGGTGTCCATCTATCACGGGGTCACCATTGAAGACGATGTCTTCCTCGGGCCGCATATGACCTTCACCAACGATCTCTACCCCCGCGCATTCGACGCCGAGTGGCATGTGGTGCGAACCCTCGTACGGAAGGGTGCCTCCATCGGGGCGAATGTCGTCGTCGTGTGTGGCGTGACGGTCGGTTCGTACTGCATGGTGGGCGCGGGCGCTGTCGTCACCAGGGATGTGCCGGACCACGCGCTGGTGCTGGGGAACCCCGGCCGAATCGTGGGATTCGTCTCGGTCATGGGGCGCCGTGTGGCGGAAGTGTCCCGCGAAGAAGGGATGGTGGTCGCCCGGGCCGCCGAGACCGGCGAAGAGGTTCGCATTCCCGAAGGCCTGTGGGACGGCGCACACCAGCCGATGTCTTCTTCTCCTCCTCACGGATCCTGA
- a CDS encoding methionyl-tRNA formyltransferase → MRVVFLGSQEIGEACLRVILRGGDEVVGVGTFEPAAHEAWTDGVAGLAREHGLHRIRGRRFRTAAAIRELQDLKPDILFAIGWRWILPPEVLAIPAKGCLGIHGSLLPRLRGFAPVNWALIRGEAETGPTLFYFDEGTDTGDVVGARPFPITDTDDAATVRARLAEESVALLAEHLDGLRDGTAPRTGQDHSRATIAPRRRPEDGRVDWSASPQTVVNWVRGLTRPYPGAFTTLAGETLRIWKVAEAFESLEPGAFRVAADGAAYAGVSGGAVRIVDATLGDEDTRAEKERAFGALSRGGRFES, encoded by the coding sequence GTGCGGGTTGTCTTCCTCGGGAGTCAGGAGATCGGGGAGGCGTGCCTGCGGGTCATCCTCCGGGGTGGCGATGAAGTGGTCGGCGTCGGGACTTTCGAACCGGCTGCGCACGAAGCCTGGACCGATGGCGTGGCGGGGCTTGCGCGGGAACACGGGTTGCACCGTATCCGCGGCCGACGCTTTCGCACTGCCGCGGCCATTCGCGAACTGCAAGACCTCAAGCCGGACATTCTCTTCGCAATCGGGTGGCGGTGGATTCTGCCGCCGGAAGTTCTGGCGATTCCGGCAAAGGGATGCCTCGGGATTCACGGCTCGCTTCTGCCGCGGCTTCGGGGATTTGCGCCGGTGAACTGGGCGCTCATACGCGGCGAAGCAGAGACCGGCCCGACACTCTTCTACTTTGACGAAGGCACCGACACGGGCGATGTGGTGGGGGCGCGCCCGTTTCCCATCACCGATACCGACGATGCGGCCACTGTCCGCGCGAGGCTGGCCGAGGAGAGCGTGGCCTTGCTCGCGGAGCATCTGGACGGGCTTCGCGACGGGACGGCTCCGCGAACCGGGCAGGATCATTCGCGGGCTACCATTGCGCCGCGTCGCCGACCGGAAGACGGTCGCGTGGACTGGTCGGCCTCCCCGCAAACGGTGGTGAACTGGGTGCGCGGACTGACTCGGCCCTACCCGGGAGCGTTCACCACGCTCGCCGGGGAAACGCTTCGCATCTGGAAGGTGGCCGAGGCGTTCGAATCGCTGGAACCGGGTGCCTTCCGGGTCGCGGCGGACGGAGCCGCGTACGCGGGTGTGTCCGGAGGGGCGGTTCGGATCGTGGACGCGACGCTGGGCGATGAAGATACTCGCGCAGAAAAGGAGCGTGCCTTTGGCGCGTTGTCCCGGGGTGGGCGATTCGAAAGCTAG
- a CDS encoding GNAT family N-acetyltransferase translates to MQLVSWNDRDPAPWDGFVDRVGGLIFHRRSFLGYHPPERFQEHHLAAMQGDKIQAVISLAESEDGGGRLLRTPYGGSFGGWAGAPSLSGREHLELVDLLMEYTRHHGFQALVYSAPPAPYRTAGDWVSFALGARGAVITAREVTHIVPLNSAGDPPRLREATRRAARKATRAGTTVRRASAGELPAFYALLDADRRAKSSRPTHTLEELSDLFGRHPEDFLLFVAESGGELVGGNVVIVTSPKTALSFYPARSATPASDGCMHLLGLSVISATRDLGLDWLDLGTSSIDGELSAGLCQFKEGQGALPFLRETWRI, encoded by the coding sequence GTGCAACTGGTGTCATGGAATGATCGCGATCCCGCGCCCTGGGACGGCTTTGTCGATCGGGTCGGGGGGTTGATCTTTCACCGCCGTTCCTTTCTCGGCTATCACCCGCCGGAGAGATTTCAGGAGCACCACCTCGCGGCGATGCAGGGCGACAAGATCCAGGCCGTGATTTCCCTTGCGGAATCGGAAGACGGTGGCGGACGCCTCCTTCGAACGCCCTACGGCGGGAGTTTCGGAGGGTGGGCAGGTGCTCCCTCCCTCTCCGGGAGGGAGCACCTGGAACTGGTGGACCTCCTGATGGAGTACACGCGGCACCACGGTTTTCAAGCGCTCGTGTACAGCGCTCCCCCGGCTCCCTACAGGACTGCGGGCGATTGGGTCAGCTTCGCCCTCGGGGCACGCGGAGCCGTGATCACCGCGCGAGAAGTCACGCACATCGTTCCGCTGAATTCCGCGGGAGATCCGCCACGACTTCGCGAAGCCACCCGGCGTGCCGCACGAAAGGCCACCCGCGCGGGAACAACGGTACGGCGCGCGAGCGCGGGTGAACTCCCCGCGTTCTACGCACTGCTGGACGCCGACCGCCGCGCCAAGAGTTCACGCCCCACGCATACGCTGGAAGAGCTCTCCGATCTCTTTGGGCGACACCCGGAGGACTTTCTGCTCTTTGTCGCGGAATCGGGTGGCGAACTGGTGGGCGGGAATGTGGTCATCGTCACTTCACCAAAGACCGCGCTCAGTTTCTACCCCGCCCGCTCCGCCACCCCCGCGAGCGACGGCTGCATGCACCTTCTGGGGCTGTCGGTGATCTCCGCGACGCGAGACCTCGGCCTGGACTGGCTGGACCTCGGCACATCGTCGATCGACGGAGAACTGAGCGCCGGTCTCTGCCAGTTCAAGGAAGGCCAGGGAGCCCTCCCCTTCCTGCGGGAGACCTGGCGCATCTAG
- a CDS encoding carbamoyltransferase C-terminal domain-containing protein — MNRLVLGLYDGPSGAAALFREGHPPAVFEEDRLRRIHGVTGLPRASIQSVLAASGVSGGDMDAVLIAPRSGTHFAADGSDGSVQAAWSALERAAPGRFSRPIRDAVSRARRRRLDEALRSEFGFGCPIRFVERLHALAAGAIHSAGVPDALVLLLDRGWPGRWWSAVASVEAGRVEVLSRQGGTHSLYTLLESACTRLGLLPNADRCRVLEEMASAGSPVYKDSLSTLFCLEDDRYHAHRALFRFGGPLAGVPRRTSPEDVAASVLAAAGETLAAHASRWLARTGHRHVVLGGVLFELPSLVRHVVETARGATVHLPVALGGGGIALGTAFTACLPGTLPQPFRPPPPGIANACTGPFFDDSLIAEELRREPAVFERPDDMEQQIAKLLAHGKTVSRFLGPSEVGAESLGNRAILREARSATRRNPDPLPPGSFHALVPEGDLDALFHSPDGLDRNDLTHHPLPLRARRGFRELCPNLVAPDGAVRTQIASGRSNAALMRILAEYEHRTGVPCLAVAPLRLPGEPLAATPGDAYRFSRRLGVDRAAMGSYLVEIPGATHGEQGVLRVLPPRDTSAGGC; from the coding sequence GTGAATCGGCTCGTGCTCGGTCTTTACGACGGACCCTCCGGCGCCGCCGCGCTCTTCCGCGAAGGGCATCCCCCGGCCGTGTTCGAAGAGGACCGCCTCCGGAGAATCCACGGCGTCACGGGACTCCCACGCGCCTCCATTCAGTCGGTGCTGGCCGCGTCGGGCGTGTCCGGGGGCGACATGGACGCCGTCCTCATCGCTCCCCGGTCAGGCACGCACTTTGCCGCAGACGGAAGCGACGGCTCGGTGCAGGCGGCATGGTCCGCCCTGGAGCGCGCGGCCCCGGGGCGGTTCTCCCGGCCGATTCGCGACGCTGTGTCTCGCGCCCGAAGGCGCCGACTGGACGAAGCACTCCGCTCGGAGTTTGGATTCGGCTGCCCGATTCGTTTCGTCGAGCGTCTGCATGCGCTCGCTGCCGGGGCCATCCACTCGGCGGGAGTCCCGGACGCACTGGTGCTGCTGCTCGATCGCGGCTGGCCGGGCCGATGGTGGTCCGCGGTCGCTTCCGTGGAGGCGGGCCGGGTGGAGGTGCTCTCCCGGCAGGGTGGCACTCACTCGCTGTATACCCTCCTCGAAAGTGCCTGCACGCGCCTCGGCCTTCTTCCGAATGCGGATCGGTGCCGGGTTCTGGAGGAGATGGCCTCTGCCGGATCGCCGGTCTACAAGGACTCGCTTTCCACGCTCTTCTGTCTGGAGGACGATCGCTACCACGCTCATCGAGCCCTCTTTCGCTTCGGCGGCCCCCTGGCCGGAGTTCCCCGCCGCACTTCGCCCGAAGATGTGGCCGCCAGCGTTCTTGCCGCGGCCGGTGAAACGCTGGCCGCTCATGCGTCCCGCTGGCTTGCCCGGACGGGACATCGGCATGTGGTGCTGGGAGGCGTCCTGTTCGAACTCCCTTCACTGGTCAGGCATGTTGTAGAGACCGCACGGGGAGCCACCGTTCACCTTCCGGTCGCGCTGGGAGGAGGGGGCATAGCGCTCGGCACCGCCTTCACCGCGTGCCTCCCCGGGACTCTGCCCCAGCCGTTTCGCCCTCCCCCGCCCGGGATCGCGAATGCCTGCACCGGACCGTTCTTCGATGACTCCCTCATTGCCGAAGAACTCCGACGGGAGCCCGCCGTATTCGAGCGACCCGACGACATGGAACAGCAGATCGCGAAACTCCTGGCTCACGGGAAGACGGTCTCACGCTTCCTCGGCCCGTCCGAAGTCGGTGCGGAGAGCCTCGGAAACCGGGCCATTCTTCGCGAGGCGCGGAGTGCAACCCGGCGAAATCCAGACCCGCTGCCCCCCGGGAGCTTCCACGCACTCGTTCCGGAAGGGGATCTGGACGCACTCTTCCACTCTCCGGACGGACTGGATCGAAATGACCTCACTCATCATCCGCTTCCACTCCGTGCCCGCAGGGGGTTTCGCGAACTCTGCCCGAATCTGGTCGCACCGGACGGTGCGGTGAGAACGCAGATCGCGTCCGGAAGAAGCAATGCGGCCCTCATGCGGATCCTCGCGGAGTACGAACACCGCACCGGCGTGCCCTGCCTGGCGGTCGCTCCACTTCGACTCCCCGGCGAACCTCTGGCGGCCACTCCCGGCGATGCCTACCGATTCAGCCGAAGGCTGGGTGTCGACCGCGCGGCCATGGGCAGCTATCTCGTCGAGATCCCCGGGGCCACTCACGGAGAGCAGGGCGTGCTCCGTGTACTTCCGCCGCGTGACACCTCCGCGGGTGGCTGTTAG
- a CDS encoding DegT/DnrJ/EryC1/StrS family aminotransferase, producing the protein MIPVARPCFGEEEERAVAAVLRSGWVAQGPETVAFEREFAGYVGVSHAVATSSCTTALHLAVEAAGIGPGDEVLFPAYTFPATANAVLHAGGTPVPVDIDPVTLNLDAKKTAAAVTPRTKAVIAVHLFGCACPMSSLESLCREHDLFLIEDAACAVGTMVEGRPAGSVGRVACFSFHARKVLTSGEGGMLTTDDESTAHLLRSLRNHGADRSAEERQKEGSAPPAPRFGRPGYNYRISDIQSAVGRVQLSRLPAFLKERRELAERYAEGLAGLSGLRLPPLPGDAGHSFQSFVVVLDPPAPVDAPALMGTLADQGISTRIGTFAVHREPYFADLFPQIPALPEAEHAAQASVALPLYNGLSVPDQDRVIRALHAIW; encoded by the coding sequence GTGATCCCGGTTGCACGCCCCTGCTTCGGCGAGGAAGAAGAGCGCGCCGTCGCCGCGGTCCTTCGTTCCGGGTGGGTGGCGCAGGGTCCGGAGACGGTGGCGTTCGAGCGGGAGTTCGCCGGATATGTCGGGGTGTCGCACGCGGTGGCCACCTCGTCCTGCACGACTGCGCTGCATCTGGCCGTAGAGGCGGCAGGCATCGGCCCGGGCGATGAAGTTCTCTTCCCCGCGTACACATTCCCCGCGACCGCCAATGCCGTCCTTCACGCCGGGGGCACGCCCGTTCCGGTGGACATCGACCCCGTTACGCTGAACCTCGACGCAAAGAAGACCGCAGCGGCCGTCACGCCCCGTACGAAGGCGGTGATCGCCGTCCACCTCTTCGGGTGCGCATGCCCCATGAGTTCGCTGGAGAGCCTCTGCCGGGAGCACGACCTCTTCCTCATCGAAGATGCCGCGTGCGCGGTGGGCACCATGGTCGAAGGCCGCCCGGCCGGATCGGTGGGTCGCGTGGCCTGCTTTTCCTTCCACGCCCGGAAGGTTCTCACCTCCGGCGAGGGGGGAATGCTCACGACCGACGACGAGAGCACGGCTCATCTCCTCCGAAGCCTCCGGAACCACGGTGCGGATCGCTCCGCGGAGGAGCGACAGAAAGAGGGCTCCGCTCCTCCGGCGCCTCGCTTCGGACGGCCGGGGTACAACTACCGCATCTCGGACATCCAGTCCGCGGTCGGGCGCGTGCAGTTGAGCCGTCTTCCCGCTTTCCTGAAGGAAAGACGCGAACTCGCCGAGCGCTACGCCGAGGGGCTGGCCGGACTCTCCGGACTCCGCCTCCCGCCGCTGCCGGGGGACGCAGGGCACAGCTTCCAGAGCTTCGTGGTCGTGCTGGATCCTCCCGCGCCCGTGGACGCTCCTGCGCTCATGGGAACCCTCGCTGATCAGGGAATCTCCACGCGGATCGGGACCTTCGCCGTTCACCGGGAACCCTACTTCGCAGACCTCTTTCCGCAGATCCCCGCACTCCCCGAGGCCGAACACGCCGCACAGGCCTCGGTCGCGCTGCCTCTTTACAACGGGCTATCCGTTCCGGATCAGGACCGCGTGATCCGCGCTCTTCATGCGATCTGGTAG
- a CDS encoding GDP-mannose 4,6-dehydratase: MNKLNESIGRAIVAEGLPRAKSRESLPGRVDWGYSRRECHTNQAGGVVNNRRVLVTGGAGFIGSHLVDLLLADGASRVVVVDNFFLGTRENLADAQAADGALCIIHENAEDLPAMREIIEREEIQDVFNLATKALEYSFDNPAGAARVNTDIALTLGELLRKGHYERLFHTSSSEVFGTARERPMTEDHPRNPTTPYAAGKAGADLILQSYARTFDLDIRIVRPFNNYGPRQNTGRYAGIVPLTMERLLAGKAPILHGDGSQGRDFVFVRDVARGLLTVAACPDARGQEFNLASGIETSVLELLETLCRVAGFDGEWIREDRRTADVDHHIGDGNRLAEVTGFRPPTSLEEGLESTWKWYASAAGGSP; the protein is encoded by the coding sequence ATGAACAAGCTGAACGAGTCGATTGGACGCGCCATCGTAGCAGAGGGGTTGCCGAGGGCCAAGAGCCGGGAGAGTCTTCCCGGTCGCGTCGATTGGGGCTATTCTCGGCGCGAGTGCCACACCAACCAGGCGGGGGGAGTCGTGAACAACCGACGCGTGCTCGTGACCGGGGGAGCCGGTTTCATCGGAAGCCACCTCGTGGACCTTCTCCTTGCGGACGGGGCCTCGCGAGTGGTCGTGGTCGACAACTTCTTTCTCGGGACCCGGGAGAACCTCGCGGACGCGCAGGCCGCCGACGGGGCGCTCTGCATCATCCATGAGAATGCCGAAGACCTCCCCGCCATGCGTGAAATCATCGAGCGCGAGGAGATTCAGGATGTCTTCAACCTTGCCACGAAAGCCCTGGAGTACTCGTTCGACAACCCGGCGGGTGCCGCGCGCGTCAATACAGACATCGCCCTGACGCTGGGGGAACTGCTTCGCAAGGGGCACTACGAACGGCTCTTTCACACGAGTTCGTCCGAAGTGTTCGGCACGGCACGCGAACGCCCCATGACCGAGGACCACCCGAGAAACCCCACCACCCCGTACGCCGCCGGAAAGGCGGGAGCGGATCTGATCCTCCAGTCTTACGCGCGCACCTTCGATCTGGACATTCGGATCGTCCGTCCGTTCAACAACTACGGGCCGCGTCAGAACACCGGACGATACGCGGGCATTGTCCCGCTGACGATGGAACGCCTCCTCGCGGGGAAGGCCCCGATCCTTCACGGCGACGGATCTCAGGGCCGGGACTTCGTCTTCGTCCGGGATGTGGCACGCGGACTCCTGACTGTCGCCGCCTGCCCGGACGCGCGCGGGCAGGAGTTCAATCTCGCATCCGGCATCGAGACATCCGTTCTGGAACTTCTGGAGACTCTCTGCCGCGTGGCGGGTTTCGACGGGGAGTGGATCCGCGAAGACCGCCGCACCGCAGATGTCGACCATCACATCGGAGACGGCAACCGCCTGGCCGAAGTCACGGGCTTCCGTCCGCCGACCTCGCTGGAAGAGGGCCTCGAATCCACATGGAAGTGGTATGCCTCCGCGGCGGGCGGTTCCCCGTGA